The following are encoded together in the Deltaproteobacteria bacterium genome:
- the ruvA gene encoding Holliday junction branch migration protein RuvA has protein sequence MTTVPIVLTQNRTLAGEATDVIARLTGALEEKTPEQLIVNVNGVGYQVFVSLQTFYRLPALHDSVSLQIYTHLREDALLLYGFLEEKERASFLLLKGVTGIGPRLALNILSGIPVDELENALRTGDVTRLVAVPGVGKKTAERLVVELREKVGAFDNGQSVTGGQPPVSAEATSALVNLGYRQAEAEKAVRAALQRGANSIADLIRESLRSLRA, from the coding sequence ATTACCACGGTCCCTATCGTTCTCACGCAAAACCGGACGTTAGCAGGTGAGGCTACTGATGTGATTGCTCGCCTTACTGGAGCGTTGGAAGAAAAGACCCCCGAACAGTTGATCGTCAACGTCAATGGCGTTGGTTATCAGGTGTTCGTATCGCTGCAGACGTTTTATCGTCTTCCTGCGTTGCATGATTCGGTGAGTTTGCAGATCTATACACATCTGCGTGAAGATGCACTGCTCCTCTACGGGTTCCTTGAAGAGAAAGAACGCGCGAGTTTCTTGCTGCTCAAAGGTGTCACTGGTATTGGCCCTCGCCTTGCGTTGAATATCTTGTCCGGCATTCCAGTCGATGAACTCGAAAACGCCCTACGAACCGGTGACGTGACGCGTTTGGTTGCGGTTCCTGGCGTCGGTAAGAAAACGGCTGAACGACTCGTCGTGGAACTGCGCGAGAAAGTTGGTGCATTCGATAACGGTCAGAGTGTTACTGGGGGGCAGCCTCCAGTGTCGGCAGAGGCAACCTCAGCACTAGTCAATCTCGGGTATCGGCAGGCTGAGGCAGAGAAAGCTGTACGAGCGGCGCTTCAGCGTGGAGCGAACTCGATCGCTGACCTCATTCGCGAGTCATTGCGGAGCTTACGAGCATGA
- the ruvC gene encoding crossover junction endodeoxyribonuclease RuvC: protein MRETIIVVAQRTEPSLRVLGVDPGTLRAGWGVVERRGQKLEFCAGGTIIPKGFRSLHERLRVIHAGVVEVIDRWKPHVLSLEKAFVAYNVQSAFRLGEARGVVLLAASQAGLRITEYNPTEIKTAVVGYGRADKQQVQESVLALLGFSKRSGPPEFPTSQDATDALAAAICHFNSSRLAERIAEASAKEPHSGMADATRVQLLRSAFLKRSLPRSLSFSRKTGR, encoded by the coding sequence ATAAGAGAAACCATTATTGTGGTTGCGCAACGCACCGAGCCCTCTTTGCGAGTCCTGGGAGTCGATCCGGGGACCCTCCGTGCTGGTTGGGGAGTGGTCGAACGAAGAGGGCAGAAACTCGAATTCTGTGCTGGCGGAACGATTATCCCCAAGGGGTTTCGTTCGCTCCACGAACGACTGCGAGTGATCCATGCAGGGGTGGTCGAGGTGATCGATCGGTGGAAGCCGCACGTCCTCAGTTTGGAGAAAGCCTTTGTGGCTTATAACGTACAAAGTGCCTTTCGCTTAGGGGAGGCTCGTGGTGTTGTGTTGCTTGCTGCCTCTCAGGCCGGATTGCGGATTACTGAATACAACCCTACGGAGATTAAGACGGCAGTTGTTGGCTATGGACGCGCAGACAAACAACAAGTGCAAGAATCTGTTCTCGCACTGCTTGGGTTTAGCAAGCGCTCAGGGCCGCCCGAGTTTCCGACGAGCCAAGATGCGACTGATGCACTGGCCGCCGCTATTTGCCACTTCAATTCCTCACGCCTTGCCGAACGTATCGCAGAAGCTAGTGCGAAAGAGCCGCACTCTGGTATGGCCGATGCCACCCGGGTGCAACTCTTGCGCAGTGCGTTTCTGAAACGTTCATTACCACGGTCCCTATCGTTCTCACGCAAAACCGGACGTTAG